In Tenuifilum sp. 4138str, a single window of DNA contains:
- a CDS encoding response regulator → MPKILIVDDIFVNRLLLKEVMKNLNVTCLEAQNGKEAIDIITKEKVDLVFMDIEMPVMNGLETTKYVREKLPSPKKYTPIVALTAHNPANFFEDFRDAGFDFLMTKPYSIEKIKQAIEKVLTPT, encoded by the coding sequence ATGCCAAAAATTCTTATTGTCGATGACATTTTTGTTAACAGGCTTCTTCTAAAAGAAGTGATGAAAAACTTAAATGTAACTTGCCTTGAGGCGCAAAACGGTAAGGAAGCTATTGACATTATTACTAAGGAGAAAGTTGACCTGGTTTTCATGGACATTGAAATGCCTGTGATGAATGGGCTGGAAACCACCAAGTACGTCCGTGAAAAACTGCCTTCACCCAAAAAGTACACCCCCATTGTAGCGTTAACCGCACATAATCCGGCAAACTTTTTTGAGGATTTCAGGGATGCAGGCTTTGATTTTCTGATGACTAAACCATACTCCATTGAAAAAATTAAACAGGCAATTGAAAAGGTTTTAACTCCCACGTAA
- a CDS encoding Crp/Fnr family transcriptional regulator yields the protein MADVITISFEKTFEKCKLPVNQLLTAEQQAIIMDNINIVNYNRKDIIVKQFSASSHVYYIIKGIIKVSSEQRKGKNLVMKIDTTGSFVGLISLLGGDSYNFTVTAVENCTLAQIPISTLKSIMLQNARFALEISQLISRHGLFLINRLAGLLYKQLPGRVADLILYFADDIFCNNEFEFPVNRTELAELCGTTKESLIRTLSEFNHDKIIELERNRIRIISYDILKTLSRFG from the coding sequence ATGGCCGATGTAATAACCATATCGTTTGAAAAGACATTTGAAAAATGCAAATTGCCTGTTAACCAGCTTCTAACAGCAGAACAGCAGGCTATCATTATGGATAATATTAATATTGTAAACTACAACCGGAAGGATATTATTGTTAAACAGTTCTCGGCATCAAGCCATGTTTACTATATTATTAAAGGTATTATTAAGGTAAGTAGCGAACAAAGGAAGGGCAAGAATTTGGTCATGAAGATTGATACCACAGGAAGTTTTGTAGGCCTAATCTCGCTTCTTGGTGGTGATTCATATAATTTCACGGTAACAGCGGTTGAAAATTGCACATTGGCTCAAATCCCTATTTCTACTCTGAAATCGATTATGCTTCAAAATGCACGCTTTGCCCTTGAAATTAGCCAGCTAATAAGCAGGCATGGTTTATTCCTTATAAACAGGCTAGCCGGATTACTTTACAAGCAGCTACCCGGCCGAGTTGCCGATTTGATTCTTTACTTTGCCGATGACATATTCTGCAACAACGAGTTTGAATTTCCCGTAAACAGAACAGAGCTAGCAGAGCTGTGTGGAACAACTAAAGAAAGTTTGATTAGAACCTTATCGGAATTTAACCACGATAAAATAATTGAGCTGGAACGGAATAGAATCAGAATTATTAGTTACGACATATTAAAAACTTTGAGCAGATTCGGTTAA
- a CDS encoding response regulator: MDFKGYVLVIDDSVTNQVLVEALLGEEGIRVVTVSNAADAYRLIDKEPPSLILLDLLMPNITGIDFLKTIKQSERVNTIPVFIVTAANTELYRNQCEVLGVQEFFPKPVDIPLLVKRVKEVLAGV, from the coding sequence ATGGATTTTAAAGGCTATGTTTTAGTAATTGACGATTCGGTTACGAATCAGGTACTTGTGGAAGCTCTGCTTGGCGAAGAGGGAATTAGGGTGGTAACAGTAAGCAATGCCGCTGACGCCTATAGGCTGATTGATAAAGAACCACCAAGCCTAATTCTGTTGGATTTACTTATGCCTAATATTACTGGAATTGATTTTCTTAAAACCATCAAGCAGAGTGAGCGCGTAAATACCATTCCAGTTTTCATAGTAACCGCTGCTAATACTGAACTTTACCGTAATCAATGCGAAGTGCTAGGAGTACAGGAATTCTTTCCAAAGCCAGTTGATATACCATTACTGGTTAAGAGGGTGAAAGAGGTTTTAGCTGGGGTGTAA
- a CDS encoding response regulator: MAKTILIVDDSDSIREVVRFTLENEGYNVLVGVDGKDALKHLDGKTIDLVITDLHMPEMDGIELIKHIRAMPEYERIPILFLTTESQTSKKMEAKDAGATGWIIKPFVPAKLISAINKVIR, from the coding sequence ATGGCAAAAACAATACTAATTGTAGACGATTCCGATAGTATTCGCGAAGTTGTTCGATTTACCCTTGAGAACGAAGGGTACAATGTGCTTGTTGGTGTTGATGGCAAAGATGCCTTAAAACACCTTGACGGTAAAACAATCGATTTGGTAATCACCGATCTTCATATGCCTGAAATGGATGGCATAGAGCTTATTAAGCATATTAGGGCAATGCCGGAGTACGAACGCATTCCAATCCTATTCCTGACTACCGAATCGCAAACCTCAAAAAAAATGGAAGCTAAAGATGCCGGTGCTACGGGGTGGATTATTAAACCGTTTGTTCCAGCTAAACTGATTTCGGCAATCAATAAAGTGATTAGGTAA
- a CDS encoding chemotaxis protein CheA, giving the protein MDSFRKKFIEEAAELIDKLEVSLLELEKSPNDEALIQQVFRVMHTLKGNSAMFGFDLIDSFTHNLETIYDMIRNGQLEVSKDILNITFSSVDHLKAMLDEQNYDDPDFKTVHNGLMGKINRIINPSNTETEAESAKSSKEKSESLSTYYILFEPNENIFKNGTNPLYLLDELCSLGEHKVFAHFNRLPGIKEIIPNLCYTYWEVLLTTDQDVNAIHDVFIFVETDSKLEIQKLAEENLLADKLFVEEVSQLAEVQKDVGLVTIQRLATKAAARINKEKAKQFTKERIATKDKTAASIRVSSDKLDHLMNLVSELVTTQARLSLFAEQTNVPGLAPIVENVHKLTRQLRDIAFSIVLIPIENLFGRFQRLVRDLSSELHKEVDFIVEGADTELDKTIIENLSDPLMHIIRNSMDHGIEDTRVRIANGKPAKGKIHLKAFYSGASVIIQVSDDGAGIDPEIIHAKAISKGLVPSDKKMSKKEILDLIFLPGFSTAKKVTDVSGRGVGMDVVKKKISDIRGEVEVESEVGKGTTITIKLPLTLSIIDGLLVSIDSSPFVIPLSSIDKIYAVDKESIYSSFNNLVTLDGTQIPFFSLRKEFNLQPSNEELEQVVVVNFEDNRVGLVVDYVIGEYQAVLKPLGKHYKSHDIFSGATILGDGTVALVMDTNKIIKMFATSK; this is encoded by the coding sequence ATGGATAGCTTTAGGAAAAAGTTTATAGAGGAAGCTGCGGAGCTAATTGATAAGCTTGAAGTGTCGCTTTTAGAGCTTGAAAAAAGTCCTAACGATGAAGCTCTGATTCAACAGGTCTTTAGGGTGATGCACACCCTTAAGGGTAACAGCGCCATGTTTGGGTTTGACCTTATCGATAGCTTTACGCACAACCTTGAGACCATTTACGACATGATTCGCAATGGACAGCTCGAGGTAAGCAAGGATATATTGAACATAACCTTTTCGTCGGTGGATCACCTCAAGGCGATGCTCGATGAGCAAAACTATGATGACCCCGACTTTAAAACGGTTCACAATGGCTTAATGGGGAAAATTAATAGAATAATTAACCCTAGTAATACTGAAACAGAGGCCGAATCTGCTAAATCAAGTAAGGAAAAATCGGAATCACTATCTACCTACTACATTCTTTTTGAACCCAATGAGAATATTTTTAAGAACGGAACAAACCCCCTTTACCTTCTTGATGAGCTTTGCTCATTGGGTGAACACAAGGTTTTTGCACATTTCAACAGGCTGCCTGGAATAAAGGAAATTATCCCAAACCTTTGCTATACCTACTGGGAAGTGTTGCTGACAACCGACCAGGATGTAAATGCCATTCATGATGTGTTCATCTTTGTTGAAACCGATTCAAAGCTTGAAATACAAAAGCTGGCAGAGGAAAACTTGCTAGCCGACAAATTATTTGTTGAAGAAGTATCGCAATTGGCAGAGGTTCAGAAGGATGTTGGATTGGTAACCATACAACGCCTGGCAACAAAAGCTGCTGCTCGAATCAATAAGGAAAAGGCCAAACAGTTCACTAAAGAGCGAATAGCCACAAAGGACAAAACGGCTGCAAGCATTCGCGTGTCGTCCGACAAGCTTGACCACCTAATGAACCTTGTGTCAGAGCTAGTAACCACACAAGCCCGTTTAAGCTTATTTGCAGAGCAAACCAATGTGCCAGGTTTGGCGCCTATAGTTGAAAACGTTCACAAGCTAACCCGCCAGCTTCGCGATATTGCCTTTAGTATCGTTCTGATACCTATTGAGAACCTTTTTGGTCGTTTTCAGAGGCTTGTCAGGGATTTATCGTCTGAACTGCACAAGGAGGTCGATTTCATTGTAGAGGGAGCCGATACTGAGCTTGATAAGACCATCATCGAAAACCTGTCCGACCCCCTGATGCACATTATCAGGAACAGCATGGATCATGGAATTGAGGATACTCGGGTTCGTATTGCAAACGGAAAGCCGGCAAAGGGAAAAATTCACCTGAAAGCATTCTACTCCGGGGCAAGTGTAATAATCCAGGTTAGCGATGATGGTGCTGGTATTGATCCTGAGATCATACATGCCAAGGCAATCTCAAAGGGTTTAGTACCTTCCGATAAAAAGATGAGCAAGAAGGAGATTCTTGACCTTATCTTTTTGCCCGGATTCTCTACAGCCAAAAAGGTAACCGATGTGTCGGGAAGGGGAGTGGGTATGGATGTGGTTAAAAAGAAAATTTCCGATATCAGAGGCGAGGTTGAGGTTGAATCGGAAGTTGGCAAGGGAACAACTATTACCATAAAGCTGCCCTTAACCCTTTCAATAATCGATGGCTTGCTGGTTAGCATTGATAGTTCTCCTTTTGTTATCCCTCTTTCTTCAATCGACAAGATTTATGCGGTGGACAAGGAAAGTATCTATAGCTCTTTCAACAATCTTGTAACCCTCGATGGAACTCAAATCCCATTCTTTAGCTTACGGAAAGAGTTTAACCTGCAGCCAAGTAACGAGGAACTAGAACAGGTTGTAGTAGTAAACTTTGAGGATAACAGGGTTGGCTTAGTGGTTGACTATGTAATTGGTGAATACCAGGCAGTACTCAAACCTTTAGGGAAACACTACAAGAGCCACGATATTTTCTCAGGTGCGACAATACTAGGCGACGGAACAGTTGCCCTTGTAATGGACACCAATAAGATTATTAAAATGTTTGCAACAAGTAAGTAA
- a CDS encoding chemotaxis protein CheW, whose protein sequence is MDTENKNQIKSYLTFKLGNEEFAAHVSKVLNILEMTPITKVPKAPDYLKGVINLRGAVLPVIDTRIKFGMPETEYTNNTCIIVLDIDVDGESVHVGAIVDSVQAVLEIDNSQIMPLPTLGSRYKSEFIIGMAKVEERFIIILNMDAIFSVDEITSIIDSNQSVDEGTDAQQ, encoded by the coding sequence ATGGATACCGAGAACAAAAATCAAATTAAATCATATCTTACCTTCAAGCTAGGTAACGAGGAGTTTGCTGCACATGTCAGCAAGGTGTTGAATATTTTGGAGATGACTCCTATAACAAAGGTTCCTAAGGCACCTGATTACCTGAAAGGTGTTATTAACCTTAGGGGGGCTGTACTGCCTGTAATTGATACACGTATCAAGTTTGGAATGCCTGAAACCGAGTACACCAATAACACCTGTATCATAGTTCTGGATATTGACGTTGATGGCGAATCGGTGCATGTTGGTGCCATTGTCGATTCCGTGCAGGCGGTTCTGGAGATTGATAATAGCCAGATAATGCCACTGCCCACCCTTGGCAGCCGTTATAAATCCGAGTTTATAATTGGCATGGCAAAGGTTGAGGAACGTTTTATCATCATACTTAACATGGATGCCATTTTCTCAGTAGATGAAATCACCTCGATTATTGATTCCAACCAGTCAGTTGACGAGGGAACCGATGCACAACAGTAA
- a CDS encoding CheR family methyltransferase, with the protein MQANEFVDYYKLQLTDDEFKRLSALIYKESGIKLPPIKKVMLQCRLQKRLKHLNIGSFKAYIDYLFSREGFDSEIIHMLDVVSTNKTDFFREPAHFEFLSEELLPEYYRANKSGTLKVWSAGCSSGEEPYTLAMVLFEFAESHPGFNFTIYATDISTRILQTAIDAVYKEEKVEGIPLTLKRKYMLRSKDRTNPTIKMAPHVRSKVTFARLNLMDSSYDTKDLFEIVFCRNVLIYFDRNTQEAVINKLCQRIKPNGYLILGHSESILNMDVPLKQVKPTIYRKV; encoded by the coding sequence ATGCAGGCTAATGAGTTTGTGGATTACTACAAGCTACAGCTTACCGACGATGAGTTTAAACGTCTTAGCGCATTAATCTACAAGGAGAGCGGCATTAAACTACCACCTATAAAAAAGGTAATGCTCCAATGCCGCCTCCAAAAGAGGTTAAAGCATTTAAACATTGGCTCTTTTAAGGCTTACATCGATTACCTTTTTAGCCGCGAAGGCTTTGATAGCGAGATTATTCATATGTTGGATGTAGTTAGCACCAACAAAACTGATTTTTTCCGTGAGCCAGCCCATTTTGAGTTCTTGTCCGAAGAATTACTGCCTGAATATTATAGAGCCAATAAGTCAGGAACGCTTAAGGTTTGGAGCGCAGGTTGTTCAAGTGGCGAGGAACCTTACACCCTTGCCATGGTGCTTTTTGAATTCGCTGAGTCGCACCCAGGTTTTAACTTTACCATATATGCAACCGATATTTCAACCCGAATTCTTCAAACGGCAATAGATGCAGTATATAAGGAAGAGAAGGTTGAGGGTATACCGTTAACCCTTAAGCGGAAATACATGCTAAGGAGCAAGGATAGAACTAACCCTACCATTAAAATGGCGCCTCATGTTCGCTCCAAGGTAACATTTGCACGTTTAAACCTGATGGATTCCAGCTACGATACAAAGGATTTATTTGAAATTGTTTTTTGCCGCAACGTACTTATTTACTTTGATAGGAACACACAGGAAGCCGTTATTAATAAGCTATGCCAACGTATTAAGCCCAATGGCTACCTAATACTTGGACATTCAGAATCAATACTAAATATGGATGTTCCGCTTAAACAGGTTAAACCAACAATATACAGGAAAGTATAA
- a CDS encoding sensor histidine kinase: MTKKPEELTDNELLAELQRRFELNKKALDELKVLNAELKQVNKKLEESEALKSHFISNITNEIINPFTSIIGLSKAILSVDKENWKKVISMVALIHSEAFNLDFQLRNIFVAAKIEAGEIQPEIMQVDVNNLLESVIESFKYELRKKNLKVEYSYNSSTNLVNPKIFKTDPEKLKLIIANLLSNAVNFSFEGGVIEIIANRDVNKLSICVKDHGIGISKENHKIIFDRFKRLDTGINSLNRGHGLGLSVNKAIIDMLNGSIEIESELGKGACFTISIPEPNVDVDDLATDANEMFFDQDAEIF; this comes from the coding sequence ATGACAAAAAAGCCTGAAGAACTTACCGATAATGAACTACTTGCTGAATTGCAACGCAGATTTGAACTCAATAAAAAAGCGCTTGATGAGCTGAAAGTTCTAAACGCCGAGCTAAAGCAAGTAAACAAGAAGCTAGAGGAGTCCGAAGCCCTCAAATCGCACTTTATTTCAAACATCACCAATGAGATTATTAACCCATTTACATCAATAATAGGACTTTCCAAGGCAATACTCTCAGTTGATAAGGAGAACTGGAAAAAGGTTATCTCCATGGTGGCTCTCATCCACTCCGAGGCATTCAACCTCGATTTTCAACTCCGGAATATCTTTGTGGCTGCCAAGATTGAGGCTGGCGAAATACAACCCGAAATCATGCAGGTTGATGTTAACAACCTGCTTGAAAGTGTTATAGAATCGTTTAAGTATGAGCTGCGCAAGAAGAACTTAAAGGTTGAATACTCCTATAACAGCAGCACCAATTTGGTTAATCCAAAAATTTTTAAAACCGACCCTGAAAAGCTGAAGTTGATCATAGCAAATTTGCTCAGCAATGCAGTAAACTTTAGCTTTGAGGGTGGAGTAATTGAGATAATTGCTAATAGAGACGTTAACAAGTTATCTATTTGTGTTAAGGATCATGGTATTGGTATCTCAAAGGAAAACCACAAAATAATCTTTGATAGGTTTAAAAGGCTCGATACTGGAATAAATTCCTTAAACAGGGGTCATGGATTAGGATTATCGGTAAATAAGGCCATTATTGATATGCTCAATGGTAGCATTGAAATAGAGAGTGAACTTGGGAAAGGTGCTTGTTTTACTATTTCAATACCCGAGCCCAATGTTGACGTTGACGATTTAGCCACCGATGCTAACGAGATGTTTTTTGATCAGGATGCAGAAATTTTTTAA
- a CDS encoding chemotaxis protein CheD, with amino-acid sequence MDHIKSHYLYPASLFADKEPHFVTTILGSCVAVCLYDSVLNQGGINHYMLPLWNGQGLASPRYGNIAIERLIERMISLGSKKENLKAKVFGGGEVLETNLDNFHIGQRNIAIALELLAEHGIPIIAKSVGGNQGRKIEFNTATGEVRHKFIQKTLNPNEVKSISSKKTE; translated from the coding sequence ATGGACCACATTAAGTCACATTACCTATACCCTGCATCGCTATTTGCCGATAAGGAGCCTCATTTTGTTACTACAATTCTGGGCTCATGTGTGGCAGTATGCCTATACGATTCGGTTTTAAATCAAGGTGGAATTAACCATTACATGTTGCCATTGTGGAATGGACAGGGGCTTGCAAGCCCAAGGTATGGTAACATTGCCATTGAGCGATTGATTGAAAGAATGATTTCACTTGGCTCAAAAAAGGAAAACCTTAAGGCAAAGGTATTTGGGGGAGGCGAGGTGCTTGAAACAAATCTGGACAACTTCCATATCGGTCAACGTAACATTGCTATTGCTTTAGAACTATTGGCTGAACACGGAATACCAATAATAGCTAAAAGTGTAGGTGGTAACCAGGGAAGAAAGATTGAATTTAATACCGCTACAGGAGAGGTTCGCCATAAGTTTATTCAAAAGACATTAAATCCCAACGAGGTAAAAAGTATTAGTTCAAAAAAGACCGAGTAA
- a CDS encoding protein-glutamate methylesterase/protein-glutamine glutaminase, which translates to MADMLNRIKVLIVDDSALVRQTLMEIISSDSELEVIGTAADPYFAARKMAEVTPDVITLDIEMPRMDGLTFLRKIMTQHPIPVVIISSLTSRATEMGMRALELGAVELITKPQVNTKAFLEESRVIICDAIKAAARSRIARRKILTPPIVEPKLSADVIIPKQVVSSTPLTTTEKIIAVGASTGGTEAIATFLQAMPVDCPGIVIVQHMPEKFTTSFANRLNDICKITVKEAQNGDAVLPGQALIAPGNYHLLLKRSGARYYVEVVQGPLVNRHRPSVDVLFRSVARFAGQNAIGVIMTGMGDDGAKGLLEMKDAGAYTIAQDEKSCVVYGMPREAVKLDAASTILPLQDIANHIIQKVKTRLS; encoded by the coding sequence ATGGCTGATATGCTGAATAGAATAAAAGTGCTAATTGTTGACGATTCTGCATTAGTGAGGCAAACGTTGATGGAGATCATCTCATCCGATTCAGAGCTGGAGGTTATTGGAACTGCTGCCGACCCATACTTTGCAGCCCGTAAAATGGCTGAGGTAACCCCCGACGTAATAACCCTCGATATTGAAATGCCCCGGATGGATGGGTTAACCTTTCTTCGTAAAATTATGACACAGCACCCCATTCCGGTTGTAATAATTTCGAGCCTCACAAGTAGGGCAACTGAAATGGGTATGCGTGCCCTTGAACTTGGAGCCGTTGAATTAATCACTAAACCCCAGGTTAACACCAAAGCTTTTCTCGAAGAGTCAAGGGTTATCATTTGCGATGCAATTAAAGCAGCCGCTCGCAGTAGAATAGCAAGACGTAAGATTCTCACACCTCCTATTGTTGAGCCAAAACTTTCAGCCGATGTTATTATCCCTAAACAGGTTGTTTCCTCTACACCCCTTACAACTACCGAGAAAATTATTGCCGTGGGAGCCTCTACAGGTGGAACAGAGGCCATTGCTACATTCTTACAAGCAATGCCTGTTGATTGCCCTGGAATTGTTATAGTTCAGCATATGCCCGAAAAATTTACAACCTCGTTTGCCAATCGCCTAAACGATATTTGTAAGATCACGGTTAAGGAAGCACAGAATGGCGATGCTGTTCTACCAGGTCAAGCGTTGATTGCACCTGGTAATTACCATCTGCTTTTAAAGCGAAGCGGTGCACGATACTACGTTGAGGTGGTCCAAGGCCCTCTGGTTAACAGGCATAGGCCCTCGGTTGATGTTCTTTTCCGAAGCGTTGCTCGTTTTGCTGGGCAAAACGCAATAGGTGTAATTATGACTGGCATGGGCGACGATGGAGCAAAAGGACTACTTGAAATGAAGGACGCTGGTGCTTACACAATAGCACAGGACGAAAAATCGTGCGTGGTTTACGGCATGCCCCGTGAGGCCGTAAAACTTGATGCAGCATCTACCATACTGCCTTTACAGGATATCGCGAATCATATTATCCAAAAAGTAAAAACACGATTAAGCTGA
- a CDS encoding PAS domain-containing protein, which produces MKSKYSSKYIVQGSLLGLTVGLVFLAIAYVIGVLTNDLALTPGGILDLHRIMPLFYIFDFLPIILGAFGFFVYQKISVRINDFETTLQENISRERKLYRFVEKLREGDVEAEYTPDDTDALGKAIVSLRNDIRQSRLEEEKRKKEDEQRRWAAEGMALFGEILRQNNDNIEELTFQVIRNLVNYVGANQAAFYLLEDDDESDIHFRMTACYAYERRKYADRVIPWGDGLVGACALEKEKIILKKVPDGYLSITSGLGKANPKFLMLIPLKMNDVVHGVIELASFNPFEKYQEEFIDKVSESVATTIATVKINIRTAKLLKESREQAEELALKEEQMRQNMEELQATQEEASRQSAKFISFSNSVNHTMIRADFDVDGTLLYANTKFLQKLEYSSNSEVEGKHISMFINKKDRTWFDDIWSTLSKGGKHFEGDMKLLTRNGNDLWTIATFTCVRNEAGGVEKILFLGIDTTDQKKLSLDYEGQISALNRSSIKAEFSPTGDLTEANEKFLLTLSYNLNAAKEKSIFEFVPSSERKNIERVWDDVIHGIPYEGQFRMLTSNGDERWFRCTFTAVNDMYEEVAKVILIANDITREKNMEFETQRQTEQLKKQEEQLRQNEVELNKKLREAKEEVRNQFKEIEKVKIRNEKTLEGFLDAIITTDHDGIVQFFNKAAEELFEVKREQVIGQSVRILFPDNAAENDEFLDAYLDPNKEKITGQRKEITILTKGGKELPVLMLITEAKVGREITYTAFIQNISVDLF; this is translated from the coding sequence ATGAAATCTAAGTACTCATCGAAATACATTGTTCAAGGGAGTCTCCTTGGACTTACCGTAGGGCTTGTATTTCTTGCCATTGCATATGTTATAGGTGTACTAACCAACGACCTTGCTTTAACCCCAGGAGGCATTCTGGACCTACATCGCATTATGCCATTGTTCTATATATTTGATTTTTTACCTATCATTCTTGGCGCCTTTGGTTTTTTTGTTTACCAGAAAATTTCGGTTAGAATAAACGATTTTGAAACCACTTTACAGGAAAACATAAGTAGGGAGCGTAAGCTTTACAGGTTTGTGGAAAAGTTACGTGAAGGTGATGTTGAAGCCGAATACACCCCCGATGATACCGATGCACTTGGGAAGGCAATAGTCAGCCTACGAAACGATATTCGCCAGAGTAGGTTAGAAGAGGAGAAAAGAAAAAAGGAGGACGAACAACGGCGCTGGGCCGCAGAGGGTATGGCTCTCTTTGGCGAAATTCTACGTCAGAACAACGATAACATAGAGGAGTTAACCTTTCAGGTTATCCGCAATTTAGTAAATTACGTTGGTGCAAATCAGGCTGCCTTTTACCTTTTAGAGGATGACGATGAGTCCGATATCCATTTCCGAATGACCGCCTGTTACGCCTATGAGCGTAGAAAGTATGCCGATAGAGTGATACCCTGGGGCGATGGTCTTGTGGGGGCATGTGCTCTGGAAAAGGAAAAAATCATCCTGAAAAAAGTACCTGATGGGTATTTGAGTATTACAAGCGGCCTTGGCAAGGCTAACCCAAAATTTTTAATGCTTATCCCCCTTAAAATGAACGATGTTGTTCATGGCGTCATTGAGCTAGCATCGTTTAATCCATTTGAAAAGTACCAGGAGGAGTTTATCGATAAGGTTTCTGAGAGCGTGGCAACAACTATTGCTACTGTTAAAATAAATATACGAACTGCAAAGCTTTTAAAGGAATCGCGTGAGCAGGCCGAGGAGTTAGCGCTTAAGGAGGAACAGATGCGCCAGAACATGGAAGAACTCCAGGCTACACAGGAAGAAGCTAGCCGCCAGTCGGCAAAGTTTATCAGCTTCTCCAACTCCGTAAACCACACAATGATTCGTGCCGATTTCGATGTGGACGGAACATTGCTGTATGCAAATACCAAGTTTTTACAGAAATTGGAGTATTCCTCCAACAGCGAGGTTGAAGGTAAGCATATCTCCATGTTTATTAACAAGAAGGATAGGACGTGGTTCGACGATATCTGGAGTACGCTAAGCAAGGGTGGTAAACACTTTGAGGGAGATATGAAGTTGCTTACCCGCAATGGCAACGACCTTTGGACAATTGCTACATTCACCTGTGTACGAAATGAGGCCGGAGGTGTGGAAAAAATCCTATTCCTTGGAATTGACACAACTGACCAAAAGAAGCTGAGCCTTGACTACGAAGGGCAAATTAGTGCACTTAACCGTTCATCAATTAAAGCAGAATTCTCGCCTACAGGCGATTTGACCGAAGCTAATGAGAAGTTCCTGCTCACCCTTTCATATAACCTTAATGCTGCTAAGGAAAAATCAATTTTTGAGTTTGTCCCTTCATCGGAACGGAAGAATATTGAGCGCGTATGGGACGATGTGATACATGGAATTCCATATGAGGGACAATTCCGAATGCTTACTAGCAATGGCGATGAGCGCTGGTTCCGTTGTACCTTTACTGCTGTTAACGATATGTACGAAGAGGTGGCAAAGGTTATCCTAATTGCCAACGACATTACCCGTGAGAAAAACATGGAGTTCGAAACTCAACGTCAAACAGAACAGCTAAAGAAACAGGAAGAACAATTGCGCCAGAATGAAGTTGAGCTTAATAAAAAGCTACGGGAGGCTAAGGAGGAGGTGCGCAACCAGTTTAAAGAAATTGAGAAGGTAAAAATACGGAACGAGAAAACCTTGGAGGGTTTTCTGGACGCCATCATAACCACCGACCACGATGGTATTGTTCAGTTCTTCAACAAAGCAGCCGAAGAGCTTTTTGAGGTTAAACGCGAACAGGTGATTGGACAAAGTGTAAGAATTCTTTTCCCCGATAATGCTGCCGAAAACGATGAGTTCCTTGATGCCTACCTTGACCCCAATAAGGAAAAAATTACTGGACAACGCAAGGAAATAACCATTCTCACTAAAGGCGGTAAAGAACTACCAGTACTTATGCTTATAACAGAAGCTAAGGTTGGAAGGGAAATCACCTATACTGCATTTATTCAGAATATCTCAGTGGATTTATTCTAA